Within Xanthomonas oryzae pv. oryzae, the genomic segment CGGGCCGTGCTGCAGCGCCCAGGCCACGCGTTCGTCGGCACGCAGGCCTTCCAGCTGCGCATTGAGCGCGTCCAGATCGTCCAACGCGGAAGAGGTGATCGATGCGGCAGGTAGCGCGGTCATGCGAGCAATTCCAGATCGAGGCGACGGTGCGTGGGGTAAGACGGCAATGCGATCAGGCCGGCGCGGTGGAGGAAATCGCCGAAGCCTTCATCGTTGGCGTGGTCGCGTTCGGCGGCATAGCGCGCCAGCAGCGGTTCCAGTGCGGCCAGGATCTCAGGCTCGGTGATGTTTTCGCGGTACAGCGTGTTGAGCCGCTGGCCGCGGCGGTCGCCACCCAGCATCAGGTTGTAGCGCCCGGGCGCTTTGCCCACCAGCGCGATCTCGGCCAGATACGGGCGCGAGCAGCCATTCGGACAGCCGGATAAACGCAACACGATAGGCGTGTCGGCCAGCCCGTGTTGCTGCAGCAACGGCTGCAATGCAGCGCTGAAATCGGGCAGATAGCGCTCGGCCTCGGCCATCGCCAGGCCGCAGGTGGGCAATGCCACGCAGGCCATCGCGCCGCGCGCCAGGGCGCTGGCAGAGCGATTGCCGGCATCCAGCGCGTACTGCGCAACCAGCGCATCGACGCGTGCACGCTCGCTGGCCGGCACGCCGGCGATCACCAGGTTCTGGTTGGGCGTCATGCGGAATTCGCCGACGTTCAACTGTGCGATCGCACGCAGCCCGCTCAGATGCGTTGCCGTGTCGGTATCGGCAATGCGGCCGGCCGGCAGCGACAGGGTCAGGTGCCACAGCCCGTCTTCGCCTTCCACCCATCCATAGCGGTCGCCGTTGTGCTCGAACGCGAACGGCTGCGCCGGCTGCAGCGCGAAGCCGGCGCGGCGCGCGATCTCGGCCACGATGGTATCCAAGCCATGATCGTCGATGGTGTACTTGAAACGCGCGCGTTTGCGCACTGCACGGTTGCCGAAGTCGCGCTGCGTGGTGACCACCGCAGTGGCGATATCGAGCAACTGATCGCGGGTGACAAAACCAATCACGTTGGCCACGCGCGGCCAGGTCTGCGCATCGCCGTGCGAGGCGCCCATGCCACCACCGATGCTGACGTTGTAGCCGAGCAACCGCCCATCGCGCAGGATCGCGATAAAACCCAGGTCATTGGCGAAGACGTCCACATCGTTGAGCGGCGGCGCGGCGAAACCGATCTTGAATTTACGTGGCAGATAACGGTCGCCATAGATCGGCTCGTCCTCGTTGCCGGAGCCGGACACGCGCTCTTCGTCAAGCCAGATTTCGTAGTACGCCCGCGTGTTGGGCAACAGATGCTCGGAGACGCATGCGGCATCGGCATACAGCGTGGCATGCGCCTGCGACAGCAGCGGGTTCGCGGCCACTTGCACATTGCGATTGACATCGCCGCACGCCGCCAGCGTATCGATCAAGGTGGCATTGATGGCCTGCATGGTGGCCTTCAGTTCGCGCTTGATCACGCCATGGAACTGGAACGCCTGGCGCGTGGTGATGCGCAGCGAATGATTGGCATAGCGGGTGGCGATGCCATCCAATGCCAGCCACTGCGCGGGCGTGATCACCCCGCCCGGGGTGCGCGTGCGGATCATGAACTGATACGCCGGTTCGAGCTTCTGCTGCCGCCGCTCGTCGCGAATGTCGCGGTCGTCCTGCTGGTAGCTGCCGTGGTACTTGATCAGTGTCTGATCATCCTCACGCAGCGCACCGGTCACCGCATCGGCCAGGCTCTGTTCCAGCGACCCACGCAGGCGGCGGCTTTCGGATTTGATGTCTTCGACGGAGTGGCTCATGACGGGATTCGGCATGCGTGATTGGGGATTGGCAGCAACAACGCGCGGGCATTACCCACACAACAGAACGATTGTGGACATCCGCTCCTACGACTCCCCAATCCCGACTCCCCAATCCCTGAATTAATAAACATCCCGCGCATACCGCCCCTCCACCTGGAGTTGGGTGAGATACGCGCTGGCGGCCTCGGCATCCAAGGCGCCGTGGCTGGCGACGATGTCGAGCAGGGCGGCGTGCACGTCCTTGCCCATGCTGGTGGCGCCGCACACATACACATGCGCGCCGCCTTGCAGCCAGGCATAGACCTCGGCGCCGCGCGCACGCAGGCGGTGTTGCACGTAGAGCTTTTCCGCCTGGTCGCGTGAGAACGCCACTTCCAGCGCGTGCAGTTCGCCGCGTTGCAGGGCCAGCTGCCACTCGGCCTGATACAGGAAATCGGTATTGAAATGCTGGGCGCCGAAGAACAACCAGTTGCGGCCATTAGCGCCGGTTTCCGCGCGCTCCTGCACGAAGCCGCGGAACGGCGCCACGCCGGTGCCCGGGCCGATCATCAGGATGTCGCGATCGGCATCGGCCGGCACGCGGAAGCGCGCGTTCGGTTCGATGTAGACCGGGGCGATGTCGCCTTCGGCAAGTGCAGCCAGGAAACCGCTGGCCGACCCCAGATGCGCATGCCCATGCGCCTGGTAGGTGACTTCGT encodes:
- the cysI gene encoding assimilatory sulfite reductase (NADPH) hemoprotein subunit; this encodes MSHSVEDIKSESRRLRGSLEQSLADAVTGALREDDQTLIKYHGSYQQDDRDIRDERRQQKLEPAYQFMIRTRTPGGVITPAQWLALDGIATRYANHSLRITTRQAFQFHGVIKRELKATMQAINATLIDTLAACGDVNRNVQVAANPLLSQAHATLYADAACVSEHLLPNTRAYYEIWLDEERVSGSGNEDEPIYGDRYLPRKFKIGFAAPPLNDVDVFANDLGFIAILRDGRLLGYNVSIGGGMGASHGDAQTWPRVANVIGFVTRDQLLDIATAVVTTQRDFGNRAVRKRARFKYTIDDHGLDTIVAEIARRAGFALQPAQPFAFEHNGDRYGWVEGEDGLWHLTLSLPAGRIADTDTATHLSGLRAIAQLNVGEFRMTPNQNLVIAGVPASERARVDALVAQYALDAGNRSASALARGAMACVALPTCGLAMAEAERYLPDFSAALQPLLQQHGLADTPIVLRLSGCPNGCSRPYLAEIALVGKAPGRYNLMLGGDRRGQRLNTLYRENITEPEILAALEPLLARYAAERDHANDEGFGDFLHRAGLIALPSYPTHRRLDLELLA